The region TCAATCCGACGCAATTCGGCGAGGCCGAGGACCTGGCCAAATATCCCCGCACCGAGGAGGCCGATACCGCGCTGCTCTCTGGCGCCGGGGTGGATGCGATCTTCCTGCCGGGTGTTGCCGATATCTATCTGCCCGGCGCGCAGACCATCGTTGACGTGACCGGCCTCTCGCGCGTGCTGATGGGCAAGCTGCGCCCCGGTCATTTTCGCGGCGTGGCGACGGTGGTGACCAAGCTGTTCAACATCACCGGCTGCGATGCGGCAACCTTTGGCGAGAAGGATTACCAGCAGCTGACGCTGGTGCGGCAGATGGTGCGCGACCTGAACACGCGGGTCGAGATCATCGCGGTGCCGACCGTGCGCGAGGCCGACGGGCTCGCCATGTCCTCGCGCAACCAGCGCCTCACCCCCGAGGATCGCGCGGCGGCCCCGGTGCTCAGCCGCTCGCTCGACCGCGCGCAAGAGGTCGCGGCCAGCGGCGGCACCATCGCCGCCATCCGGCGCGAGGTGGTGGCGGTGCTGGCGGGCGAGCCGCGCGGTGAGGTGCAGACCATCGACATCTGCCGGGCCAGCGATCTGTCTGGCATCAGCGGCCAGCCGAATCAGCCGGTCGTCGTCCTGCTGGCCGTGCGCTTTGGCGGCGTGCTGCTGATCGACCAGAGGGTCTGCGCTCCCTCGGCCTGATCCGGCGGGCGTTTGCGCCCCTGCCGGATGACCGCGCGCACCGTCTCTGCGGCATCGAAGTTCCGGTCGGGATCGGTGGAATAGATCTGCCGCTCCAGCGCCCGGATCACCGGCGCCTGTTGCGGATCATGCCCGCGCAGCCGCAGATGCGCCCCCGCCGCGTGCAGCAACTCCATCAGCCGCCCCTCGCCCGCCGCCTTGCGCATCTCCCCGACATGCGGACTCGGGCGCCAGCGCAGGACCGCGCGCCGCATCGCCGCCGGTGGGCGAAAGCCGCGCCCCCAGAACAGCAGCACCAGCCCTGCAGCCCCGCCCAGCAGCAGCATCGCCGTGGCGGTCAGCGCCAGCCGCATCCGGGCCTGACCTGCATCGGCAATATTGGCGGCAAAGCTGGCGAAGCCGAAGGGAATGGGCTTCATCGCCGCCACCTCGATCTGCCGGGTTTCCGTATCGAGCCAGGGGAACGCGAAGGCCTTCAGCACCGCCGGCTCACCGGTGATCGGCTGCATTGTCCATTCCCAGACCACAGTGGAAACCGGCCCCTCTGGCGTTGGCTGGGTGCTGCGCTGTTCGGGCTGGGTAAAGCTTTTCAACCAGCGCTCGCGCAGGTCGGGGCGCGGCGGCAATTGATGGGACAGCGCGCCCTCGGCCCGGATGGTGACCCGGCGGATCAGCAATTCACCGTCCTGCAGCTTGGCCGGATCGGTGGACAGCTCGTCCGTCAGGGTCAGGCGATGGGCCGAAAGCGGCGGCGCATCCGCCGGGAAGGGTTTCACCTCGATGGTGATGGCGGGCGAAGTCACCTGGATCTTGCGCTGCCGTCCATCCTCCCCGGTGATGGTCAGGTCATGAGTCAGCGGCCCGATGGTCAAAGGCCCGGCCTCGCGTGGAAAGACCGCCAGCTTGCGCTCGAAAATCTGCCACATCCGGCCCTTGATCCGCTCGCGGTACCATTTGTCAGTATCCAGCTGCATCCAGTCATAGCCGGGGCTGTCTGGAAAGATCAGTTCCGACAGGTTCACCGTCGCATCATATTCGGCCCTCAGCGTCAGCGGGATCATCTCGCCCGCGACCGGGTTGCCATGCGGATGCAGGATGGCCAGCCGCATCTCCTGCGCCGGGGCGGGGCGTAGGGACCAGATGAGCAGCACCAGCACAGCGATCAGCGGGGCAACGAACCATTTCACCATGGCTGACCCTCGCGCGGGCGGATCAGACCAAGCGTCTCGCGCCGCCGGTATTCGGCCTGCAGCCGCAGCGCCAGAAACTCGCCCGGGTCGTCCGAAATGGTCGCCAGCCAGTCCTCGCTGGCCGCAACGCCGCGCGCCTGCATCATCCGCCGCCAGTCAGGGTTGCTGCGCCCGATCGGATTGGCGAGGCCGGGCAGCGGCGGCGTGCCATCGCCCTGTTTCCCGCCTGCCCCCAACAGCCGCCCCGGTGCAACGCTGTCGCCCTGTTCCGGCGGATACATCGCCGCGACCAGATCGCGGTTCCGCCGCGCCTCGGCATCGGCGGGGTTCGAGAACAGCACCGCATCGAAATAGGCGACCGACAGCGGGTAATCGCCGGTGGCGGCCAGTGACAGACCGCGATTATAGGTCTCGGACCGCCCGGCGCGGGCAAAGGCGTCATCCGCCGCCTGCCAGTCGCCAAGCCGATAGAGCGCCATGCCCTCGGCCGCCGGATCGCTGAGAAAGGGCATGGCCAGCCGCTCGGCCCCGGCGCGCAGCGCCAGCCGACCCCAGGCATCGGGACCGGCGAGGGCAAGGCAGGCAAGGCCCGCGGCGGCGATGAGCCAGAGCCGGTTCATTTCGCCCTCCGAAGCAGCGACAGCAGCGGCAGCAGGGCCAGCGCGGCAAGGAAAGGCCCGAGATCGCGGTATTGCGTGGCGGCCAGCGCCGGATCGCGGGCGCTGAGGCCGGGGCGGGTCAGCAGCCGCTCGACCGCCGCCGGATCGGCGGCGCTGCCCGAAGCCCCGCCGCCAAGCCGGGCCAGTTCGGCCAGCGCCTCGGGCGCGGGCTGCGGCGCATCGGGGGCTACCCGGTCCAGCGCCAGCGTCGACAGGCGGATACCACGCTCGGCCAGACGGTCGGCGGCGCCGCGCGTGGTGGCATCGATGCCGCCGCCATCCGAGATCAGCACCAGATCGGCCCGCTTCATCCCCGCCAGCATCTCGCCCCCAAGGCCCAGTGCCGCCGAGGGACGGCTGCCATCCCCCGGCATCAGCCCCGGCGCCATGGCGGCGATCTGGGTTTCCAGCACCCGCCCGTCCATGGTGGGCGCCGAGACGGCAAAGGCCTCGCCGTCATAGAGGATCAGCCCGACCGGCCGCCCGGCCAGCGCCTGCACCAGCCCGGCGGTGGCGATCTGGGCCTCGGCCAGAGCCGGCCCCTCGGCCACCGAGGGCGACAGGTCCACCGCAAGGATCACCGCATCGACCTGCGCCAGCACCGGCGCATCGCCGCGCGGCAAGGCCGGTCCCGCCAGCCCCATCATCAGCGCCGCCCCGCCCATCAGCGGCAGGAAGCGCCGCCAGCCGCTGCCGCCGATGGTCAGATGGCCGAGCTGCCGCATCCCCTCCAGCATCGCCGGCGGCATCACCGCCTGCCAGCCCCCGGCATCGGGCCGCCGCTGCCATTGCCACAACGCCAGCGCGATCAGCGGCAGGATCAGCAGCAGCCATCCCGGGCGCAGCAGGATCAGCGGCCCGCTCATCGCGGCCTCCTGAGGCCAAGGACCAGCAGGCACAAAGCGGCAAGACCGGCGGGCCAGACCCAGAGGCTGCGCCAGAAGCGCAAGGGCGGACGTTCGGATTGCCCCGGTTCCAGCCGGTCCAGCGTGCGGGCCATGGCGAGAAGATCGGCCATGTCGCGAACCCGGAAGCTGGCCCCGCCGCTGGCCTCGGCCACCTCGCGCAGGGTCTTGGCATCGACCGCATCGCGTGACTGCGGCTGGCTTTCCAGATCGTCCGGCCCCAGCGCGATGGTGTGGACCCGGATGCCCTTTCCCGCCGCCAGCCGCGCCACCGAGACCGCCGGCACCTCGCCCGAGGTGTTCACCCCGTCGGACAGCAGCACCACCACTCGGCTTGGCGCCTCGCTGTCCGCCAGCCGCTTCAGCGCCAGCCCCAGCCCGTCGGAAATCGCCGTCGAGCGGCCCGAGATGCCGATCTGCGCCTCGTCGATGGCCCGAGACACCGTACCAACGTCAAAGGTCAGGGGCGCGGCGAAATAGGCGCGGTCGCCAAAGATCACCAGCCCGATCCGGTCGCCCTTCCGCGCCTCGACAAAGGCGCTGGCGGTGCGCTTCACCGCCTCGAGCCGCGAGATCGGCTGGCCGTCCAGCCGGAAATCCTCTTTCACCATGCTGCCCGACAGATCCAGCGCCAGCACGATCTCGCGCCCCGAGGCCGGCAGCATGTCCGAAACCTCGCTGATCCGTGGCCCTGCCAGCGCGATCACCAGCGCCACCCAGGCGAGCGCCGCGATCAGCAGCCCGGCGCGGTCGGCCTGCCGCCCCTGCCCCGGCTCGGCTCCGGCAAAGACCGGCGCCGGCACGTGCAAGGCCGGGCGCGGGCGTTCCGGTGCGGGCCAGAGCCAGCGCAGGATCAGCGGCAACGGCAGCAGGATCAGGACGAAGGGCGCGGCAAGGTTCATCGGTGAAACCGCCTGCGGCTGGCGCGCTCGATCTCGTCGGCATTTGGCGGGGTCGCACGATAGGCGGCTTCGCGCAGATCAGGCGGCAGGCGGCCGGTGATCCGGGCGATGGCCAGCAGACGCTCGCCCGCCGGCAGGTCGCGGGTGGCGCGAAGGCGCTGGCGGATCGAGGCGCGGCGGGTCAGCAGCGGGCCGAGGACCAGCGCGATCAGCGCCGCTGCCAGCAGGCCAAGCCCGAGCAGCGCCAGCATCTCGCGCCCCTCAAGCACCCGCATGGCGGCGGGCAGGCGGATCGGGGCCAGCGCCTCCAGCAAGTCCTCGCGGGTCATGGCAGCACCTGCTCGACCGTCGCGCCAAGCGCGCGCAGTCGCGCGAGATCGCCCGCAAGGTCCAGCGCCCTGAGCCGCCCCAGCCGGAAACCCGCGCCATCGGTCACGGCCAGCGCCTTTGCGGGCGGGGCGGATTCGGCCGGATCGACGATCAGCGAGATTGTGAGCCGCCGCCCCCGCGCCAACCGTGCCAGCGCCGGGGCATCAGCCTCGGTGATCGCCTGCGCCTCGGTCGCCAGATGCAGCCGGCTGCCCGGCGGCACCATGCGCGCGGCCCGCCCCGCCAGCGCCGCCAGCCCGAGACCCGCCGGCTCGGGCCGGGTCAGCGCCAGATCATGTTCGCCCTGAAACATCCGCGCAATCGCCGCCATCTGCCGGTCGCCCTGCCCCGCAGCGATCGCGCCGATCCCGGCCTCGGTCAACGCCAGCGCGCCGACATTGCCGCCGCGCATCACGGCCTGCCAGCCAAGCCGAGCAAGCGCCAGTCCGGCCCGGACCGAGCGCAGTGCCGTTCCCGTGCCCCACAGCATCGGCGCGCGGAAATCAGCGATCAGCAGGGTGGTGTCGTCCCGATCCTCGTGAAAGCTGCGGATATGGGGAATGCCGGTGCGGGCGGTGGCCGAGGGATCGATGCGGCGGGGATCGTCGCCCTCGACATAGGCCCTGAGTTCGCGCAGATCCATGCCCGCGCCCGGTGGCCGGGCCGGCAGCGCGCCGGGGCGGCGGGTGGCCGGGCGGTGGCGGGCGGTCGATTGCGCTTCGCTGCGCAAGGCCAGCATCTCGGCGGCCAGCAGGCGCAGGCCGGGCCGGTCCAGCGCCGAAGGCAGGGCTACCACGGCTTGATCCCGGCCTGTGCCGCGGCGATCAGGTCGCGGCCGCTGCGGCCCTCGCTCGCGGCGGCCCAGCTGGGCACCAGACGGTGCGACATCGCGTCGCCAGCGAGCTCCTCGGCATCCTCGGGCAGCCCGTGATCGCGGCCATTCAGCCAGGCCCGCGCCCGCACGGCGGCGGCCAGCGCCAGCGTGCCGCGCGGCGAAACCGCATGTTCCACATCAGCGGCCACCGCGCCCCCAGCCCGCGTCGCCATGACCAGCCGGATGATGTAGTCCTTCAGCAACGGCGCCAGATGCACCCGCGCCACCTCGGCCCGCGCGGCCCGGATCTGCGCAGCCGTCAGGGGCGCCCCGGCCAGCACCGGCGGGGCCATCGCCTCGGCCTCGACAAGATCGAGGATCTGCCGCTCGATCTCGGCATCCGGCAGGTCCAGCGACAGGTGCAAGAGGAAGCGGTCCAGCTGCGCCTCGGGCAGCGGGAAGGTGCCCTCGTGTTCAATCGGGTTCTGCGTCGCCACCACCATGAAGGGATCGGGCAAGGGCCGGGTCACGCCCCCCACGGTCACCTGCCGCTCGGCCATGGCCTCGAGCAGCGCCGATTGCACCTTGGGCGGCGCGCGGTTGATCTCATCGACCAGCACGAGGCTGTGAAAGACCGGGCCGGGGACGAAATCGAAGGCTCCGGTCTCGGGGCGAAACACCTGCGTACCGGTCAGGTCCGAGGGCAGCAGGTCGGGCGTGCACTGGATGCGGGCGTGATCGCCCGGCAGATGCGCCGCCAGCAGCGTGACGGCGCGGGTCTTGGCCACGCCGGGCGGCCCCTCGATCAATACATGGCCACCGGCCAGCAGCGCGATCAGCAGGCGCTCGACCATCCGCGCATGGCCGATCAGCCCCGCCCCCACCTGCTCGCGCAGGCTGGCGACGGCATCCCATTCGGTGCGGGCATCCTCCATTCGGCTCCTCCTGCCGTTTTCCCCACCTTAGGGAGGATTTCGCGGCGGGCCAGCCGTCAGGCGGGGAAGGTCCACCCTTAGGACTAGGCGAAAGCCGGCCGGGCGGATTGCAATTCCCCGCAGAACGTCGAACCATGGTCCCGCCGCTGCCGAGGAGAAGGAGCCCGCGATGAACAGGAAGCCCGACAATCTGACCCTGCCGCAGCCGCTGAACCTGATCGGCAATGTGTGGGTTCCCGCCGGCTCGGGGCGGTCGATGCCGGTGCTGTCACCGATCGATGGCGCGCCCTTCACCGAGATCGCCGACAGCGATGCCAGCGATGTCGATGCCGCCGTTTCCGCCGCCCGCGCCGCCTTCGATGGTGGCGACTGGTCGCGCCTGACGGCGACGGAACGCGGGCGGCTGTTGATGACCTATGCCCGGCTGATCGCCGACAACATCGAGGCGCTGGCACAGCTGGAAACCCGCGACAATGGCAAGCCGATCAAGCAGGCGCGCGCCGACATGGTCGCCACCGCGCGCTATTTCGAATTCTATGGCGGGGCCGCCGACAAGGTGCATGGCGAGATCATCCCCTTTCTCAATGGCTATGACGTGGCCGTGCACCGCGAACCTTATGGCGTCGTCGGCGCGATCATCCCGTGGAATTACCCGGCGCAGATCTATGGCCGGGTGGTCGCCGCCGCGCTGGCCATGGGAAATACCATGGTGCTGAAACCGGCCGAGGATGCTTGTCTGTCGGTGCTGCGGCTTGGCGAGTTGGCGGTCGAGGCAGGCTTTCCGCCTGGCGCGCTGAACATCGTCACCGGCCGGGGCGAGGTCGCGGGCAAGGCCCTGTCGGAACATCGCGGGCTGGATTTCCTGACCTTCACCGGCTCGCCCGAGGTTGGCGTGATGATCCAGATCGCGGCGGCGCGGAATTTCATCCCCTGCACGCTGGAACTGGGCGGCAAGTCGCCGCAGATCGTCTTCGACGATGCCGATCTGGACGCTGCCCTGCCCTACCTGGTCAATGCCATCGTCCAGAACGGCGGTCAGACCTGCTCGGCGGGCAGCCGGGTTCTGGTCCAGCGCGGCATTCTGGACAAGCTGTCGGGGCTGCTTGCAAAACGATTTGCCGAGATCGAGGCCTCGGCCTCGGGCGAAGAAGCGTTGCTCGGCCCACTGATCTCTGCCCGGCAGAAAAAGCGAGTGGAAACCTATATCTCCGAGGCGGGCGCGCCGCTGATCGCGCAAGGCCGCATCCGCGCCGATGCGCCACCGGGCGGCTTCTATGTCGCGCCGGCGGTCTTTGGCCCGGTCGATCCGGCGTCGCGGCTGGCGCAGGAAGAGGTCTTTGGTCCGGTCCTCGCCGTCATCCCCTTCGACGACGAGGCCGAGGCGATCCGCATTGCCAATGGCACCGAATACGGGCTGGTCGCCGCCGTCTGGACCCGCGATGGCGGGCGGCAGCAGCGGGTGGCCAAGGCGATGCGCTGTGGGCAGGTCTATATCAACGGGTTCGGCGCGGGCGGGGGCGTTGAACTGCCCTTCGGCGGGGTGCGCAAATCCGGGCATGGCCGGGAGAAGGGTTTTGCGGCGCTGTATGAATTTTCGCAGATCAAGACCATCGTGAACAATCACGGGTAAGAAAGGCAGGCAGGGATATGAGATTGCAGGGAAAAACGGCACTGGTGACCGGCGCGGCTTCGGGCTTTGGCAAGGGCATCGCAGAAACATTCGCGCGGGAAGGCGCGAAGGTGGCGGTGGTCGATCTGAACGAGGCGGGGGCGCAGGCCGTGGCGGCGGAACTGGGCGGTGACGCCATCGCCATCGCCTGCGACGTGTCCAAGGGCGATCAGGTCGAGGCTGCCGTGCAGGCCGCCCGCGCCGCCTTTGGCCGGCTGGACATCGTGGTCAACAATGCCGGCTGGACCAATCCGAACCGTCCGCTGATGGAGACGGACGAAGCAACCTATCGCAAGATCCTCGACATCAACGTCATGTCGATCTTTCACATGACCAAAAGCTGCGTGCCGGTCTGGCGCGATCAGGGCGGCGGGGTGATGATCAATGTCGGCTCGACCGCCGGCATCCGCCCGCGACCGGGACTGACATGGTACAATTCCTCGAAGGGTGCGGTGAACCTGATGAGCCGCTCGCTGGCGGTGGAACTGGCGCCCGACAAGATCCGGGTGAA is a window of Paracoccus zhejiangensis DNA encoding:
- the panC gene encoding pantoate--beta-alanine ligase; protein product: MEICRDTGSMIALSDRWRAEGKPIVLVATMGALHEGHLTLVSRARDWLSERGGGRVVTSIFVNPTQFGEAEDLAKYPRTEEADTALLSGAGVDAIFLPGVADIYLPGAQTIVDVTGLSRVLMGKLRPGHFRGVATVVTKLFNITGCDAATFGEKDYQQLTLVRQMVRDLNTRVEIIAVPTVREADGLAMSSRNQRLTPEDRAAAPVLSRSLDRAQEVAASGGTIAAIRREVVAVLAGEPRGEVQTIDICRASDLSGISGQPNQPVVVLLAVRFGGVLLIDQRVCAPSA
- a CDS encoding BatD family protein encodes the protein MVKWFVAPLIAVLVLLIWSLRPAPAQEMRLAILHPHGNPVAGEMIPLTLRAEYDATVNLSELIFPDSPGYDWMQLDTDKWYRERIKGRMWQIFERKLAVFPREAGPLTIGPLTHDLTITGEDGRQRKIQVTSPAITIEVKPFPADAPPLSAHRLTLTDELSTDPAKLQDGELLIRRVTIRAEGALSHQLPPRPDLRERWLKSFTQPEQRSTQPTPEGPVSTVVWEWTMQPITGEPAVLKAFAFPWLDTETRQIEVAAMKPIPFGFASFAANIADAGQARMRLALTATAMLLLGGAAGLVLLFWGRGFRPPAAMRRAVLRWRPSPHVGEMRKAAGEGRLMELLHAAGAHLRLRGHDPQQAPVIRALERQIYSTDPDRNFDAAETVRAVIRQGRKRPPDQAEGAQTLWSISSTPPKRTASRTTTG
- a CDS encoding tetratricopeptide repeat protein, with protein sequence MNRLWLIAAAGLACLALAGPDAWGRLALRAGAERLAMPFLSDPAAEGMALYRLGDWQAADDAFARAGRSETYNRGLSLAATGDYPLSVAYFDAVLFSNPADAEARRNRDLVAAMYPPEQGDSVAPGRLLGAGGKQGDGTPPLPGLANPIGRSNPDWRRMMQARGVAASEDWLATISDDPGEFLALRLQAEYRRRETLGLIRPREGQPW
- a CDS encoding vWA domain-containing protein; its protein translation is MSGPLILLRPGWLLLILPLIALALWQWQRRPDAGGWQAVMPPAMLEGMRQLGHLTIGGSGWRRFLPLMGGAALMMGLAGPALPRGDAPVLAQVDAVILAVDLSPSVAEGPALAEAQIATAGLVQALAGRPVGLILYDGEAFAVSAPTMDGRVLETQIAAMAPGLMPGDGSRPSAALGLGGEMLAGMKRADLVLISDGGGIDATTRGAADRLAERGIRLSTLALDRVAPDAPQPAPEALAELARLGGGASGSAADPAAVERLLTRPGLSARDPALAATQYRDLGPFLAALALLPLLSLLRRAK
- a CDS encoding VWA domain-containing protein, whose product is MNLAAPFVLILLPLPLILRWLWPAPERPRPALHVPAPVFAGAEPGQGRQADRAGLLIAALAWVALVIALAGPRISEVSDMLPASGREIVLALDLSGSMVKEDFRLDGQPISRLEAVKRTASAFVEARKGDRIGLVIFGDRAYFAAPLTFDVGTVSRAIDEAQIGISGRSTAISDGLGLALKRLADSEAPSRVVVLLSDGVNTSGEVPAVSVARLAAGKGIRVHTIALGPDDLESQPQSRDAVDAKTLREVAEASGGASFRVRDMADLLAMARTLDRLEPGQSERPPLRFWRSLWVWPAGLAALCLLVLGLRRPR
- a CDS encoding DUF58 domain-containing protein — protein: MVALPSALDRPGLRLLAAEMLALRSEAQSTARHRPATRRPGALPARPPGAGMDLRELRAYVEGDDPRRIDPSATARTGIPHIRSFHEDRDDTTLLIADFRAPMLWGTGTALRSVRAGLALARLGWQAVMRGGNVGALALTEAGIGAIAAGQGDRQMAAIARMFQGEHDLALTRPEPAGLGLAALAGRAARMVPPGSRLHLATEAQAITEADAPALARLARGRRLTISLIVDPAESAPPAKALAVTDGAGFRLGRLRALDLAGDLARLRALGATVEQVLP
- a CDS encoding AAA family ATPase, which produces MEDARTEWDAVASLREQVGAGLIGHARMVERLLIALLAGGHVLIEGPPGVAKTRAVTLLAAHLPGDHARIQCTPDLLPSDLTGTQVFRPETGAFDFVPGPVFHSLVLVDEINRAPPKVQSALLEAMAERQVTVGGVTRPLPDPFMVVATQNPIEHEGTFPLPEAQLDRFLLHLSLDLPDAEIERQILDLVEAEAMAPPVLAGAPLTAAQIRAARAEVARVHLAPLLKDYIIRLVMATRAGGAVAADVEHAVSPRGTLALAAAVRARAWLNGRDHGLPEDAEELAGDAMSHRLVPSWAAASEGRSGRDLIAAAQAGIKPW
- a CDS encoding aldehyde dehydrogenase family protein gives rise to the protein MNRKPDNLTLPQPLNLIGNVWVPAGSGRSMPVLSPIDGAPFTEIADSDASDVDAAVSAARAAFDGGDWSRLTATERGRLLMTYARLIADNIEALAQLETRDNGKPIKQARADMVATARYFEFYGGAADKVHGEIIPFLNGYDVAVHREPYGVVGAIIPWNYPAQIYGRVVAAALAMGNTMVLKPAEDACLSVLRLGELAVEAGFPPGALNIVTGRGEVAGKALSEHRGLDFLTFTGSPEVGVMIQIAAARNFIPCTLELGGKSPQIVFDDADLDAALPYLVNAIVQNGGQTCSAGSRVLVQRGILDKLSGLLAKRFAEIEASASGEEALLGPLISARQKKRVETYISEAGAPLIAQGRIRADAPPGGFYVAPAVFGPVDPASRLAQEEVFGPVLAVIPFDDEAEAIRIANGTEYGLVAAVWTRDGGRQQRVAKAMRCGQVYINGFGAGGGVELPFGGVRKSGHGREKGFAALYEFSQIKTIVNNHG
- a CDS encoding SDR family oxidoreductase — protein: MRLQGKTALVTGAASGFGKGIAETFAREGAKVAVVDLNEAGAQAVAAELGGDAIAIACDVSKGDQVEAAVQAARAAFGRLDIVVNNAGWTNPNRPLMETDEATYRKILDINVMSIFHMTKSCVPVWRDQGGGVMINVGSTAGIRPRPGLTWYNSSKGAVNLMSRSLAVELAPDKIRVNCIAPVMGATGLLEQFMGVPDTPENRERFIATIPMGRLSQPRDIANAALYLASDEADFITGVVLEVDGGRTI